In Sphingomonas sp. KC8, the sequence GCGAACGCAAGCTTTCATGCATGCACTCGCCTGTCGCTCGGCACGCATGAGCCTAGTTGTCGAGGACGGCATCGCTGATTTCCGGATTTCGACCGATTATGCCGTGCGCGACACGATCGGCCTGCTCACCGATATTGCCGGACTCGCGGCCTTCTTTCGGCTGTTCGGATGGCTGATTGATACGCCCGTCGAGCTGGTCGATGTTCGCATGTGCTACCCGCCCTTGCTAGACAGCGCTGCGGCCTCGTTTCTGATTCCATTCCCGCTCACCTACAATGACGAGACGAATGCCCTGCGCTTTCAGGCCGACTTGTTGGACCGTCCCGTGGTGCGCACGCCTCAACAGCTCAATACGCTCTTGGCACGCTTTCCGTTCGACGTGAATGACACGCGCCTCGCGCGCGATACCCTGAGGAACCGTGTGCGGTCCTTCATGGCGGCGACCCTGTCAAAGCCCGAGAAGCTTCCTACCGAACAGCAGATCGCGGACCGCCTCGGCATCAGCCTCTCGACGCTCAAGCGTCGGCTGAAGTCCGAAAATGCATCCTATCGCGCTATTCGCGATGAGTTGCTCTGCACGATCGCGATCGAAAGCCTGAAGAGCGAGCGCTACAGCGTCAGCGTGTTGGCCGGCAGGCTCGGCTTTTCCGATATCAGTAGCTTCAGGCACGCCTTCAAAAGATGGACTGGCCAGTCGCCCGGTAGAATCGGCCCGTCCGCAGGGACGCAAGTCTAGCCGACGCGAGCCATTGGTTCAGATCAGCCTAGGTGCTTAAGTGTTAAGAGGCCGGTGAGGTCGTCATTTTTTATTCAGTCAGGGATATCTTCGATGCGCTTCTTCATTATTGGTCTGAACGCTGATGGTCGCTCAACCGTCATTGAAGAGCGGCAAATCGACGGCGAGATCTCGCTGCATCGGTCAGGCCTCGAAGCTGCCCGGCTTTGGAGCACAATGGAGCAGCCGCCGGAATTGGAGATACCGCGGCACGACGTGGATGATGCGTGGATGGACCTCGGGGTCGGTCCGGGAGCGAACCGTTGGGTGATCGTAAACTTTGGGCCGGACTATGTCAGTGAGATGCACCATACGAGCACGCTCGATTATGATCTCATCGTTGCTGGATCGATCACCCTGGAGCTTGAATGCGGAGAAGCCATCTTGAGCGCGGGCGATTGCGCCGTCATTCCCGGTTGCATGCATCGTTGGAGAACGGGGGTGGAGGGTTGTACCATGTCCGCGGTAACGCTCGGCTTGGGATGAGGTGCGGGACGTTTACTTCTCGAACGATTACAATCAGGAAGCAGCTTGCGCCGACAGTCCAGATTTGGCTCACCGCTTATGGAGTCCGTGTGCTAGCGCCCAGTTTTTGCTACTGCGGAAGCGATACGCCGTTCTCTATTGCTAACATTTTATGGCACTGCAAAACTGCGGCCATGATCGTCGCATTTGGAAATGAGGTTCAACTCCTCGGGACCGACATGCCGTTGCGATAACGGCTGCGTCCGCTTTTCCTTATTATTGCTCGAAAGCTGCTTGTCCGGAGTCCACAAAAATTTGCCGTTCAAATCGAGCGGAGGCGTCGCCAAAAATTGTCCTTCATTCATGCCGCGCCAGCTTAGCGTACGTTTACGACCAGATTCTGCGATGCCCCCGATTTGGGATTCACATTGATCCTGCTTTGTGCTTGATTCCACCATGTTATGTTTCAAACAGCCAAGCCTCTTGAACCTTCTAGTGGCTGTGATGTCGCGGTCGTGCTCGAGAGGTTGGCAAGCGCATCGAGCCGGCCCCGTTATGCGTTCATGGTCCTCAACCTGATCGCACAGGTCGCGAGGCCAGACGGAAGGGCCGGCCCCTGGATCAAGCGCGGGACGGAGCTTATCTCCTTGCGCGACTGGCTGTGTGACGCCCTTAGGCCCATGGCCCAACGTGGTCCGCGCGCCGCAGCGCTCTTTGAGCGGGTTCGGATCGACCTCGACGAGCGCGGCCTCCTACCGGATGGCGATGCGGCAAGGCGGCAAGCAATCGAGGCGGAGGCGCGCGCTCGGGTGCGAACGGCGGGAAAGAGCAACCTCAGCCGCGCGGTATCGGAATTGGTGAGTGCGGGCCTCTTGGACCGGCATTACCAGGGTTACCGGATTGATCACCACAACCGCGGCGGCCAGCGTCACGCGGTCTATACGTTGATTGGCGATGCTCTGCGCCTGCTGTCAGCGATCCAGCCAAAGCCGCTTCCGTCCGCACAAGGTGAGCTTGTGTTGGTGGAATGAGTGGGATGGAGCTATGGCCACGACCCCGTGCAGCAGAAGCAGCCCTTCATTGGTCGAGATCCGCTTACTCCGAGTTTTGCGAGCTAGAAAATGGCTTGTCTTTGTCAGCAGAACGCAGCGCGGATGCCAAGCGTCTCATTCGTTTGCGCTATCGAGTCTTCGGCAGTCCTCGCTAGGCCCGTCAGTGCTCTGATGGCATCGATCGTGTCGGGAATGACGATGGCCTGGTTGTCGACCATATAGGCATAGAACAGCTCGTCGCCCTCTACCTTGAGCATGTCCTCCCACAACGCGACCTCATAAAGATTGTCGTGTGGTCGGCCGAGGTCGGCCATCAGTTCCTTGACCGTATTGATCGCGGCGAGGCCATCGCCGGCTCGGATCAGGGCAATGCGGGACGAAGCCCGAAACGCGTCGAGCACCTCTTCCTTGCTCGCGTTCCGGGTCAACAGTACCGACCAATAGTGAAGATGCGCCAACGTTTGGGGAACTTTGACCGCCATCGTCACGACATCGAGCTGGGGATCCACGCTTTGAGCATCCGGCCCCTGGTGACTGGGGATGTCAGGTTCGGGGACGAGAGTGTTCATGATGCCGCCCAAGTGACTTTCCCACGGGTCGGTGGCCCGTCGTAGGAGAGTGCCGCGAGCACGCTTCAGGAGCCCTGCCCGTTTGAGCGCTGTCAGAGTGCGCACGATCGAGGTCGTGTTGCAGGATACCACCCGCGTCGCCGCTCGTCCTGCCGCGCTGTCGAACGAAACCTCAGCGACGAAGGAGTGTCCCGTGACATCGTGCTTCTCACCACCATGAACGATAAACTTGCGGCCGTTTGCCCGATAGATCTCTGCATTCTGCGCGGCGATGCGTTTGGGCGTACAGTCCACCACCACATCGACCTGTCCGAGGAGCGCGTCGAGCGTACCGGCGATGGTGAAGCCAGCGCCCCGCATCGTCTGGGCATGTTCGGACGAGGCTGCGTAAAGATCGATTCCCTGCTCTTCAAGCGGGCGCAGCCGCCAGTCCGTGGCAATGTCCACCACTCCGGCAAGCCGCATGTCCTTCTGCGCCAAAACGGCGGTTGCCACCCGCTTGCCGATAACACCGTAGCCGTTGATCGCGACACGAACTGGATCGTGCTGGGTCATCTTTGTCATGCTCCCACTATAGGTTCGGGTCGTCTCTCTCATGTTTCTACCCGAATGATGTCACCCGCAGCTACGGCATAATCGAGCGCGTAAGCGAGCTCTCCGGCGGTCTCGGCATGGACGTGCAGCAGCGGTTGGCCCCGCTCCACATCCTGACCGAGACGAGCCTCCATGAAGATGCCCGCGGCCTTGACGTCCGGAGCCCCGGCCAGCTTGGCAAGGCGCGCCAGCTTGCGATTGTCGATATGGACGACGCGCCCCGCGCGGTCGGCGACGATGGGGTGGGTCTGCGCGGCCAGCGGAGGCGCGCGCATGCCGCCCTGAGCCTCGCAGATCGCCTGGAACTTGGTCCAGGCGCGTCCATCCGCCAATGTCTTGAGCGCGAGAGCCGCGCCCTTGCCCGGTTCAGACTTGCCACCAATCTCAAGCGCCACGCCGGCAAGCGATGCGGCGCGGCGGCGCAGATCGTCCGGCGCCCCGGGCGCATTGCGCAGCACCGCAAGCAGGTCGCGTGCTTCCAGTGCGGGTCCGATGCCGCGCCCGACGGGCTGGGTGCCATCGGTGAGCAGGCAGCGCGCCTCCAAGCCTGAGCGCTCGGCCACCATGCGCATGCGCTCGGCAAGGTGCCGTGCATTCTCTTCGCTACGCACCTTGGCGGTCGGCCCCACCGGAATGTCGATGACCACATGGGTCGAGCCTGCAGCGATCTTCTTCGACAGGACCGAGGCGATGAGCTGGCCCTCGGTGTCGATGTCGAGCTCGCGCTCGATCCGCACGAACTTGTCGTCGGCCGGGCTGAGGTGGATCGCGCCACCCCAGACGATGCAGCCGCCTTCCTGCTCGACGACGCGCTTCAGCGCGGCAATATCAAGATCGACCGGCGCGAGCGTCTCCATCGTGTCGGCGGTCCCGGCAGGCGATGTAATCGCGCGCGATGAGGTTTTCGGCATGATGAGGCCGTTCGCAGCAACAATGGCCACGACGAGCGGTGTGGTGCGATTGCCCGGCAGGCCGCCGACACAATGCTTGTCGACCACGACCGGGGCATCCCATGACAGGCGGTCGCCGACCCCGATCATCGCTGCGGTGAGGTCGATTGTTTCCTCCTCGTCGAGCGGCAGCACTGCGCTCGCGGTCAGGAAGGCGGCGAGGTGCACGTCGGTGTAGCGCGCGGTTGCGACATCGCCGACGATGGAGGCGAATGCAGCTGCATTGAGGCGATGCCCGTAGATGCGGCTGCGCACACTGGCGAGCGACTCGAGCGCCGGCGCATGCGTGACTGCTATCGGAGCGCCTTCGGTGACACCGAGCATTTCCCAGGCGGTTTCCGAAAGGGCGGCCTCATCCGGCCCGAGCAAGCTGTTCCCTTCGACCTGAAAGAGCGCAGCCCGCACCTCCCGGCCCGCGGCCGAAAGCAACACCTGGGGCCGCCCGGCCAGTCCCTCGGCGAGACAGACGTGGCAGTCCGTGCGCATGAGGACGACCGGCTGGTGCTGCGTGTGGAGACCGAGGCGCCGTGCACGCAACGTCGGCTGGACAATAGCGCCGGGATCGGGCCTCGTCATAGTTCGAACATCTGCGCCTGGCGCGGAACGACGGCATCCCATCCAAGCTCCTGGTCGATGCGTGAGCGCAGCGCCTCCGAGGCCTGCGCCTCGCCGTGCACGATGAAGACGCGCTTCGGCGGACGCTGAAATCCCGAAAGCCAGCGCATCAGCTCATTGGCATCCGCATGAGCCGAAAGCATTGGCAGATCAGCGACTTCCGCCTCGATCGGAACCCACTGGCCATGGATTTTTATCTCGCGCGCACCTTCGAGCATC encodes:
- a CDS encoding helix-turn-helix domain-containing protein, producing the protein MARHIAQVAPRRASQALLRAVLEQVEAIDSRAAETISRLHLGAELAEITRSDRPAPISDDAFAGAYYAGMTILLDRNAAREGKASMTKAEYDLLCHCVITCDTLGQVIERTQAFMHALACRSARMSLVVEDGIADFRISTDYAVRDTIGLLTDIAGLAAFFRLFGWLIDTPVELVDVRMCYPPLLDSAAASFLIPFPLTYNDETNALRFQADLLDRPVVRTPQQLNTLLARFPFDVNDTRLARDTLRNRVRSFMAATLSKPEKLPTEQQIADRLGISLSTLKRRLKSENASYRAIRDELLCTIAIESLKSERYSVSVLAGRLGFSDISSFRHAFKRWTGQSPGRIGPSAGTQV
- a CDS encoding type II glyceraldehyde-3-phosphate dehydrogenase; protein product: MTQHDPVRVAINGYGVIGKRVATAVLAQKDMRLAGVVDIATDWRLRPLEEQGIDLYAASSEHAQTMRGAGFTIAGTLDALLGQVDVVVDCTPKRIAAQNAEIYRANGRKFIVHGGEKHDVTGHSFVAEVSFDSAAGRAATRVVSCNTTSIVRTLTALKRAGLLKRARGTLLRRATDPWESHLGGIMNTLVPEPDIPSHQGPDAQSVDPQLDVVTMAVKVPQTLAHLHYWSVLLTRNASKEEVLDAFRASSRIALIRAGDGLAAINTVKELMADLGRPHDNLYEVALWEDMLKVEGDELFYAYMVDNQAIVIPDTIDAIRALTGLARTAEDSIAQTNETLGIRAAFC
- a CDS encoding thymidine phosphorylase family protein, with protein sequence MTRPDPGAIVQPTLRARRLGLHTQHQPVVLMRTDCHVCLAEGLAGRPQVLLSAAGREVRAALFQVEGNSLLGPDEAALSETAWEMLGVTEGAPIAVTHAPALESLASVRSRIYGHRLNAAAFASIVGDVATARYTDVHLAAFLTASAVLPLDEEETIDLTAAMIGVGDRLSWDAPVVVDKHCVGGLPGNRTTPLVVAIVAANGLIMPKTSSRAITSPAGTADTMETLAPVDLDIAALKRVVEQEGGCIVWGGAIHLSPADDKFVRIERELDIDTEGQLIASVLSKKIAAGSTHVVIDIPVGPTAKVRSEENARHLAERMRMVAERSGLEARCLLTDGTQPVGRGIGPALEARDLLAVLRNAPGAPDDLRRRAASLAGVALEIGGKSEPGKGAALALKTLADGRAWTKFQAICEAQGGMRAPPLAAQTHPIVADRAGRVVHIDNRKLARLAKLAGAPDVKAAGIFMEARLGQDVERGQPLLHVHAETAGELAYALDYAVAAGDIIRVET